In Labeo rohita strain BAU-BD-2019 chromosome 16, IGBB_LRoh.1.0, whole genome shotgun sequence, one DNA window encodes the following:
- the selenbp1 gene encoding methanethiol oxidase, whose translation MASTCSGCGPGYKTPLDAMKGPREEIVYLPCIYRNTDIQKPDYLATVDVNPQSPNFCKVIHRLPMPNLKDELHHTGWNACSSCYDDPSKRRNRLILPSLISSRIYVVDVGTDCRAPRLHKIVEPIDLFWKCGLANPHTSHCLGSGQIMISAMGDPLGNGKGGFVLLDGETFEVIGNWEQPGEAAPFGYDFWYQPRHNVMISTEWGAPKALGHGFNPADVKAGHYGRRIHVWDWTTHKRIQTLDLGEEGAIPLEIRFLHDPSAAEGFVGCALQSTVFRFYKTPARDWAAEKVIQIPSKKVKGWALPEMPGLITDILLSLDDRFLYFSNWLHGDIRQYDITDRRKPRMVGQIFLGGSILKDGPVKVLEDKELDRQPVPRIIKGKRVQGGPQMIQLSLDGKRLYVTTSLYSAWDKQFYPDLVKEGSVMMQIDVDTDKGGLKLNENFLVDFGAEPHGPVLAHEIRYPGGDCTSDIWL comes from the exons ATGG CTTCAACCTGTTCAGGATGTGGACCAGGATATAAAACACCTCTGGATGCCATGAAAG GACCTCGAGAAGAGATTGTCTACCTGCCATGCATTTACCGCAACACAGACATTCAGAAGCCTGACTATCTTGCAACTGTTGATGTCAATCCACAGTCTCCCAATTTCTGCAAG GTGATTCACAGGCTGCCCATGCCCAATCTAAAGGATGAGCTACACCATACTGGTTGGAATGCCTGTAGCAGCTGTTATGATGATCCCTCCAAAAGACGCAATCGTCTCATTCTGCCTTCCCTGATCTCTTCCCGCATCTACGTCGTTGATGTGGGGACGGATTGTCGGGCCCCACGGCTTCataag ATAGTCGAGCCCATAGATCTGTTCTGGAAATGTGGCCTTGCCAACCCCCACACTTCTCACTGCTTAGGCAGTGGCCAAATCATGATCAGTGCCATGGGTGATCCTCTTGGCAATGGCAAAG GTGGATTTGTGTTGTTGGATGGTGAGACTTTCGAAGTCATTGGCAACTGGGAGCAGCCAGGTGAAGCAGCTCCGTTCGGTTATGACTTCTGGTACCAGCCTCGTCACAACGTCATGATCAGTACCGAGTGGGGAGCGCCCAAAGCACTGGGACACGGCTTCAACCCTGCAGATGTCAAAGCTG GTCATTATGGACGGCGCATCCATGTGTGGGACTGGACCACACACAAGCGGATTCAGACTCTGGATCTGGGGGAAGAGGGCGCTATTCCACTGGAGATCCGATTCCTGCATGACCCTTCTGCAGCTGAAGGATTCGTGGGCTGTGCTCTTCAGAGCACCGTCTTCCGTTTCTACAAGACTCCGGCAA GGGACTGGGCAGCAGAGAAAGTCATTCAAATTCCAAGCAAAAAGGTGAAAGGTTGGGCTCTTCCTGAAATGCCAG GTCTCATTACGGATATCTTGCTCTCACTGGACGATCGCTTCCTGTACTTCAGTAACTGGTTGCATGGTGACATTCGACAATATGACATCACTGACAGGAGGAAGCCGCGTATGGTTGGTCAG atCTTCCTTGGGGGCAGCATTTTAAAAGACGGACCAGTGAAAGTATTGGAGGACAAAGAACTGGATAGACAGCCAGTCCCACGGATAATCAAG GGAAAGCGTGTGCAGGGAGGCCCTCAGATGATCCAGCTGAGCTTGGATGGAAAACGTCTGTACGTCACCACCTCTTTATACAGTGCCTGGGACAAGCAGTTCTACCCTGACCTCGTCAA GGAGGGGTCGGTCATGATGCAGATCGACGTGGACACAGATAAAGGCGGCCTGAAGCTCAATGAGAATTTCCTTGTTGATTTCGGAGCAGAACCACATGGTCCTGTACTTGCCCATGAGATCAGATATCCTGGAGGAGACTGCACTTCTGATATCTGGTTGTGA